The following coding sequences lie in one Myxococcus xanthus genomic window:
- a CDS encoding glutathione S-transferase family protein translates to MSLVLYGHPFSSYTQKVLIALYENGTPFEFRCIGPETPQHSAEWSRRWPLRKFPLLVDGERDIAETSIIIEYLQLAHPGPVRLLPAEPMAALAVRFLDRFFDLHVMNAAQHAVDGALTGDSVKRQEGLALAVKKLEVAYSWLEGQLAGRTWAAAGEDFTLADCAAAPSLFYADWTHQISDAFPVLRAYRTRLLARPSFARAVNEARQFRPLFPLGAPDRD, encoded by the coding sequence ATGTCACTCGTGCTCTACGGTCATCCCTTTTCTTCGTACACGCAGAAGGTCCTCATCGCGTTGTACGAGAACGGCACGCCCTTCGAGTTCCGCTGTATCGGGCCGGAAACACCTCAGCATTCGGCCGAGTGGTCGCGGCGCTGGCCGCTGCGCAAGTTCCCGCTGCTGGTGGATGGCGAGCGCGACATCGCCGAGACCAGCATCATCATCGAGTACCTGCAGCTCGCACATCCCGGGCCCGTGCGCCTGTTGCCCGCGGAACCGATGGCCGCGCTCGCCGTGCGCTTTCTCGATCGCTTCTTCGACCTGCACGTCATGAACGCGGCGCAGCACGCGGTCGACGGTGCGCTGACGGGTGATTCGGTGAAGCGCCAGGAAGGACTGGCCCTGGCAGTGAAGAAGCTGGAGGTCGCCTACTCCTGGCTCGAAGGGCAGCTCGCAGGCAGGACCTGGGCCGCCGCTGGAGAGGACTTCACGCTGGCGGACTGCGCGGCCGCGCCCTCGCTGTTCTACGCGGACTGGACGCACCAGATCTCCGATGCGTTTCCCGTGCTGCGCGCCTACCGCACGCGGTTGCTTGCGCGCCCGTCCTTCGCCCGCGCGGTGAATGAGGCGCGGCAATTCCGGCCGCTCTTTCCCCTGGGCGCGCCGGACCGGGACTGA
- a CDS encoding winged helix-turn-helix transcriptional regulator: MAMAQTGRSGCPINLTLEQLGDRWSLVVIRDVMFGNRRSYGELLAQSEERIASNILADRLKRLTASGLLTRRPDPTHRQKVIYSLTEAAIQLVPLLAHMGAWGRRHTRPSKELSVRAELLEQGGAPLWNAFMEELRHLHLGALRPARSVSGELQAAYEKALAKRSR; encoded by the coding sequence ATGGCCATGGCGCAGACAGGGCGATCCGGCTGCCCGATCAACCTGACGCTCGAACAGCTCGGCGACCGTTGGAGCCTGGTCGTCATCCGCGACGTCATGTTCGGAAACAGGCGCAGCTACGGCGAGCTGCTCGCGCAGAGCGAGGAACGCATCGCCTCGAACATCCTCGCGGACCGGCTGAAGCGCCTGACGGCGTCCGGCCTGCTGACGCGACGCCCGGATCCCACCCACCGACAGAAGGTCATCTACAGCCTGACGGAAGCGGCCATCCAGCTCGTGCCACTCCTCGCGCACATGGGCGCATGGGGCCGCCGGCATACGCGCCCGAGCAAGGAGCTGTCCGTACGCGCGGAGTTGCTGGAACAGGGCGGCGCGCCGCTTTGGAACGCCTTCATGGAGGAGCTGCGCCACCTGCATCTCGGCGCGCTGCGGCCGGCGCGCTCGGTATCCGGCGAGCTGCAGGCTGCCTACGAGAAGGCGCTGGCGAAGCGCTCCCGCTGA
- the cmk gene encoding (d)CMP kinase → MSARPFIVAIDGPAGAGKSSVSKLLARRLGFSLVDTGAIYRCVALMAQREGIAFDDDARLGELLGRVHIHFQVVGEENHVFLGGQDVSGEIRTPDISMAASQVSGRPVVRAGLLQLQRRLALESEKGAILEGRDIGTVVFPDADAKFFLAASPEVRARRRYEELFQKGVESSLDAVLADQTKRDRDDSARAVAPLKAAEDAVHVDSSSIPLSEVVHGMESEILRRMAQRA, encoded by the coding sequence ATGAGCGCCCGGCCTTTCATCGTCGCCATCGACGGCCCCGCGGGCGCCGGCAAGTCCTCGGTGTCCAAGCTGCTGGCGCGCCGGCTGGGCTTCTCGCTGGTGGACACGGGCGCCATCTACCGCTGCGTGGCCTTGATGGCCCAGCGTGAGGGCATCGCCTTCGACGACGACGCCCGCCTGGGCGAGCTGCTGGGCCGCGTGCACATCCACTTCCAGGTGGTGGGCGAGGAGAACCACGTCTTCCTGGGCGGCCAGGACGTGTCCGGGGAGATTCGCACGCCGGACATCTCCATGGCGGCGTCACAGGTCTCCGGGCGGCCGGTGGTGCGCGCGGGCCTGCTGCAGCTTCAGCGGCGGCTGGCGCTCGAGTCGGAGAAGGGCGCCATCCTGGAGGGCCGTGACATTGGCACGGTGGTGTTCCCGGACGCGGACGCGAAGTTCTTCCTGGCGGCCAGCCCCGAGGTGCGCGCCCGGCGCCGCTACGAGGAGCTGTTCCAGAAGGGCGTGGAGAGCAGCCTGGACGCCGTGCTCGCGGACCAGACGAAGCGGGACCGCGACGACTCCGCCCGCGCCGTGGCACCGCTGAAGGCCGCCGAGGACGCGGTGCACGTGGACTCCAGCAGCATCCCCCTGTCGGAGGTGGTGCACGGGATGGAGTCTGAAATCCTGCGCCGGATGGCCCAGCGCGCCTAG
- the hisC gene encoding histidinol-phosphate transaminase yields MRPLVPTHVETLKPYVPGKPIEETEREFGLKGVIKLASNENPLGPSPRAVEAMRNISGATHLYPDATSFHLVRKVAANVDVKPEQVVLGSGSNELIELLIRTFTTPEDEILLCQGSFSAYRISAQAHGRPFVEVPMREGYQYDLEAMAKAITPRTRMVFLANPDNPTGTAFSRDALTRFLAAVPPEVLVVHDEAYFEFVEWSEYTSAVPLVSQHPNLVALRTFSKIHGLAGVRLGYGIMDARLAAYLHRTRMPFNLTVLAQAAGLAALEDTEHVRRTREVNRAGLDYFAAELPKLGGTHTHSHANFVFVDFGRPAVALYEQLLRKGIIVRPFAGQGFPNHVRISVGTPAENARCVQVLKELLS; encoded by the coding sequence ATGCGACCGCTCGTCCCCACCCACGTTGAGACGCTCAAGCCGTACGTGCCCGGCAAGCCCATTGAAGAGACCGAGCGCGAGTTCGGCCTCAAGGGTGTCATCAAGCTGGCCTCGAACGAGAATCCACTGGGCCCCTCTCCGCGCGCCGTAGAGGCCATGCGGAACATCTCTGGCGCGACGCACCTGTACCCCGACGCCACGTCCTTCCACCTGGTGCGCAAGGTGGCCGCGAACGTGGACGTGAAGCCGGAGCAGGTGGTGCTGGGCAGCGGCTCCAACGAGCTCATCGAGCTGCTCATCCGCACCTTCACCACGCCGGAGGACGAAATCCTCCTGTGCCAGGGCTCCTTCTCCGCGTACCGCATCTCCGCGCAGGCCCATGGGCGGCCCTTCGTGGAGGTGCCCATGCGCGAGGGCTACCAGTACGACCTGGAGGCCATGGCGAAGGCCATCACCCCGCGCACGCGGATGGTGTTCCTGGCCAACCCGGACAACCCCACGGGCACCGCGTTCAGCCGCGACGCCCTGACGCGCTTCCTGGCCGCGGTGCCGCCGGAGGTGCTGGTGGTGCACGACGAGGCCTACTTCGAGTTCGTCGAGTGGTCCGAGTACACCAGCGCCGTGCCGCTGGTCAGCCAGCACCCGAACCTGGTCGCGCTGCGCACCTTCAGCAAGATCCACGGGCTGGCGGGCGTGCGCCTGGGCTATGGCATCATGGATGCCCGACTGGCGGCGTACCTGCACCGCACGCGCATGCCCTTCAACCTGACGGTGCTGGCCCAGGCCGCGGGTCTGGCGGCCCTGGAAGACACCGAGCATGTTCGCCGCACGCGTGAGGTGAACCGCGCGGGTCTGGACTACTTCGCCGCGGAGCTGCCGAAGCTGGGCGGCACGCACACGCACAGCCACGCCAACTTCGTGTTCGTGGACTTCGGTCGTCCCGCGGTGGCGCTGTACGAGCAGCTGCTGCGCAAGGGCATCATCGTCCGGCCCTTCGCGGGGCAGGGTTTCCCGAACCACGTGCGCATCTCCGTGGGCACGCCCGCGGAGAACGCGCGCTGCGTCCAGGTGCTGAAAGAGCTCCTGTCATGA